One Argonema galeatum A003/A1 DNA window includes the following coding sequences:
- a CDS encoding class I SAM-dependent DNA methyltransferase: MNKISPRQALNKAFLKVKPNRNDIELFKTNLITLISQINEAESEEFHKNLIADFLKNTYYSSNYFINTKGRNDLVIHHGKDAQTSVGVILEAKKPTNKSEMLKVDRLNTKAFQELVLYFLRDRLTHNNLEIKYLIATNIYEWFIFDASSFEKAFIENKTLIKQFNDFQAGRLSSKKTDFFYQEIAQPAIAAIESSIIFTHFDLREYGAILNNSENLNEHQLISLFKLLSPEHLLKLPFANDSNSLDKGFYNELLHIIGLTETKQGSKKLIERQKPGSRNPGSLIENAIIQLDSLDKISRLLNPEQFGETDEERLFNVGLELSITWMNRILFLKLLEAQLIQYNKNDRSWGFLDLSKIKDYDDLNSLFFSVLARKAAERDANIQKIFSHVPYLNSSLFEPTDIEQVTIFISNLRDEKLPIFSSTILKDSNGKKRTGDINALEYLFEFLNAYDFSSEGSEDIQEENKRLINASVLGLIFEKINGYKDGSFFTPGFITMYMCRETIRRAVVQKFNELKGWNCQDINQLYEKIEDKKEANQIINSLKICDPAVGSGHFLVSALNEILAIKSELKILLDRQGKTLRDYQIEVVNDELVVTDDDGLLFEYNPKSKESQRIQETLFHEKQMIIEECLFGVDINPNSVKICRLRLWIELLKNAYYKADSNFMELETLPNIDINIKCGNSLISRFSLDADLRQALKKKQYSIDNYRDAVQTYRHAENKEQKREMERLINDIKGNLRITLQGIDPNKSKLRNLEGELYNLENQTLLFEETKADQKKREQRISKLNNEIDKLKVEIEDIESGKIYENALEWRFEFPEVLNDRGDFVGFDVVIGNPPYIRQEEIKEFKPSLQQTYKCYTGIADLFVYFYELSLKLLKPKGYLTYISSNKYFRAGYGEKLRQLLTEKTTIYNLIDFGDFPVFEEAIAYPSIIALSKFPSDTNQVQALSWDATKHQNIAQFATVLHQEGLSISQENLKSDGWRLESSQILDLLAKIRNAGTPLEEYVNGRFYYGIKTGFNEAFVVDLATRDRLINEHPSSAEVLKPFLRGRDVKRWCVEYQDLWLIFTRRGIDIKKYPAIENYLSQYKKELTPGTGRKAGTYQWYEIQDNIAYWQEFEQPKIIIPAITNNVEYAPDFSGYYSNDKTSICISQNLNYTLGILNSSLMWWFIQQIAASKQGGFFEFKPMYVSQIPIAKSTETHQKLLQQIVNQILTTKKSNPQADITALETEIDRLVYQLYGLTEEEIKIVEGKN, from the coding sequence ATGAATAAAATTTCACCAAGACAAGCTTTAAATAAAGCATTTTTGAAAGTTAAACCTAACAGAAATGATATTGAACTGTTTAAAACTAATCTAATAACTCTAATCAGCCAAATTAATGAAGCTGAATCAGAAGAATTTCATAAAAATCTGATTGCGGATTTCTTAAAAAATACGTATTACAGTTCTAATTATTTTATTAATACTAAAGGACGTAACGATCTCGTTATTCATCATGGTAAAGACGCTCAAACCAGCGTTGGCGTAATTTTGGAAGCGAAAAAGCCAACCAATAAAAGCGAAATGCTGAAAGTTGATCGTTTAAATACTAAAGCATTTCAGGAATTAGTTTTATATTTTTTGCGCGATCGCTTGACTCATAACAATCTAGAAATCAAATATTTAATCGCCACTAATATATATGAATGGTTTATTTTTGATGCCAGTAGTTTTGAAAAAGCATTTATTGAAAATAAAACTCTTATTAAGCAATTTAATGATTTTCAAGCCGGAAGATTATCCAGCAAAAAAACAGATTTTTTCTATCAAGAAATTGCTCAACCAGCCATTGCTGCCATTGAGTCATCAATCATTTTTACCCATTTCGATCTGCGAGAATATGGAGCAATTTTAAATAATTCAGAAAACCTCAATGAGCATCAACTAATTTCACTATTTAAACTACTTTCACCAGAACATTTATTAAAATTACCCTTTGCTAACGATAGCAATAGTCTTGACAAAGGATTCTATAACGAATTATTACATATTATTGGTTTAACGGAAACTAAACAAGGCAGTAAAAAACTGATTGAGCGCCAAAAACCAGGATCGAGAAATCCAGGTTCTTTAATTGAAAATGCGATCATCCAACTTGATAGTTTAGATAAAATTTCTCGCCTATTAAATCCAGAACAATTTGGGGAAACTGACGAAGAAAGACTGTTTAATGTTGGGTTGGAATTATCAATCACTTGGATGAATCGTATTCTATTTCTAAAATTATTGGAAGCCCAATTAATTCAATACAACAAAAATGATCGGTCTTGGGGATTTCTAGATTTAAGTAAAATCAAAGATTACGATGATTTAAATAGCCTATTTTTCAGCGTATTGGCTCGCAAAGCAGCGGAAAGAGACGCTAATATCCAAAAAATATTTAGCCATGTTCCTTATTTAAACAGTTCCCTATTTGAACCAACAGATATTGAACAAGTCACGATTTTTATCAGTAACCTCAGAGATGAAAAATTACCGATTTTTTCCTCTACTATCTTGAAAGATAGCAACGGAAAAAAGCGCACCGGAGACATCAATGCTCTAGAATATTTATTTGAATTTCTCAATGCTTATGATTTCAGTAGCGAAGGTTCGGAAGATATTCAGGAAGAAAACAAAAGATTAATTAATGCTTCTGTTCTAGGCTTGATTTTTGAGAAAATTAACGGATATAAAGATGGTTCTTTCTTTACTCCGGGTTTCATTACCATGTATATGTGTCGCGAAACTATTCGCCGAGCAGTTGTACAGAAATTTAATGAGCTTAAAGGCTGGAATTGCCAAGATATTAATCAATTGTATGAAAAGATCGAGGATAAAAAAGAGGCAAATCAAATTATCAATAGTTTAAAAATATGTGACCCTGCTGTAGGTTCGGGACATTTTTTAGTTTCGGCTCTTAATGAAATTCTTGCGATTAAAAGCGAACTTAAAATTTTACTGGATAGACAAGGTAAAACTTTAAGAGATTATCAAATAGAGGTGGTGAATGATGAGTTAGTTGTCACTGATGATGATGGCTTGTTGTTTGAATATAATCCCAAAAGTAAGGAAAGTCAACGGATACAAGAAACTCTCTTTCACGAAAAGCAGATGATTATTGAAGAGTGTTTATTTGGGGTTGATATTAATCCTAATTCCGTAAAAATATGTCGGTTGCGTTTGTGGATTGAACTTTTGAAAAATGCTTATTATAAAGCTGACAGTAATTTCATGGAGTTAGAAACTTTACCGAATATTGATATTAACATTAAATGCGGTAATTCTTTGATTAGTCGGTTTTCATTGGATGCTGATTTGCGACAAGCTTTAAAGAAAAAGCAATATAGTATCGATAATTATCGCGATGCTGTACAAACTTACCGCCATGCTGAAAATAAGGAGCAGAAGCGGGAGATGGAAAGACTGATTAATGATATTAAGGGTAATTTGAGGATAACGCTACAAGGAATTGATCCAAATAAAAGTAAATTAAGAAACTTAGAGGGTGAGCTTTATAATTTGGAAAATCAAACTTTATTATTTGAGGAAACTAAAGCCGATCAAAAGAAACGGGAACAAAGAATTTCTAAGTTAAATAATGAGATTGATAAGTTAAAAGTTGAGATTGAGGATATTGAAAGCGGTAAGATTTATGAGAATGCTTTGGAATGGCGTTTTGAATTTCCTGAAGTGTTGAACGATCGGGGGGATTTTGTGGGTTTTGATGTGGTGATTGGAAATCCTCCTTATATTAGACAGGAAGAAATTAAGGAATTTAAACCAAGTTTGCAACAAACCTATAAATGCTATACAGGAATTGCTGATTTATTTGTATATTTTTATGAGCTAAGTTTGAAATTATTAAAGCCAAAGGGTTATTTAACTTATATCTCTTCTAATAAATATTTTAGAGCGGGTTATGGTGAAAAGTTACGTCAACTGTTGACGGAGAAAACAACGATTTACAATTTAATTGATTTTGGTGATTTCCCTGTCTTTGAAGAGGCGATCGCTTATCCTAGTATTATCGCTTTAAGTAAATTCCCATCTGACACAAACCAAGTACAGGCTTTGTCATGGGATGCAACGAAACACCAAAATATTGCCCAATTTGCAACGGTATTACATCAGGAAGGTTTGAGCATTTCACAAGAAAATTTAAAATCTGACGGGTGGAGGTTAGAATCTTCGCAAATTTTAGATTTATTAGCAAAAATCAGAAACGCTGGAACACCGCTAGAAGAGTATGTAAACGGTAGATTTTATTATGGTATTAAAACAGGATTTAATGAAGCTTTTGTTGTAGATCTCGCTACCCGCGATCGATTGATTAACGAGCATCCTTCCTCTGCTGAGGTGTTAAAGCCTTTTTTACGGGGTCGAGATGTTAAGCGTTGGTGTGTTGAATATCAAGATTTATGGCTAATTTTCACTAGGAGAGGAATTGATATTAAAAAATATCCAGCAATTGAGAATTATTTGAGTCAATATAAAAAAGAACTTACACCTGGTACGGGTAGAAAAGCAGGTACTTATCAATGGTATGAAATTCAGGATAATATTGCTTACTGGCAAGAATTTGAGCAACCTAAAATTATTATTCCTGCAATTACTAATAATGTTGAATATGCTCCTGACTTTTCAGGATATTATAGCAACGATAAAACCTCTATTTGTATTTCCCAAAATCTCAATTATACTTTAGGAATTCTTAACTCATCTTTAATGTGGTGGTTTATTCAACAAATAGCCGCATCTAAACAGGGGGGGTTTTTTGAATTTAAACCGATGTATGTTTCTCAAATACCCATCGCCAAAAGCACAGAAACACATCAGAAATTATTACAACAAATAGTTAACCAAATCCTCACTACTAAAAAATCTAACCCCCAAGCAGACATAACCGCATTAGAAACCGAAATAGATCGACTGGTTTATCAACTTTACGGATTAACTGAAGAGGAAATTAAAATTGTAGAAGGGAAAAACTAG
- a CDS encoding DNA phosphorothioation system restriction enzyme has protein sequence MPPSLQLRVYQQQAIASWFANKGRGTLKMATGSGKTITALAIATELYNKIGLQVLLVVCPYRHLVTQWGRECEKFGIEPILAFEKRDSWQTRLSTQLYNVRSGNDPFLAVITTNSTLISEGLQSQLKYFPEKTLIIGDEAHNLGAPRLEESLPRNVGLRLALSATPERYFDEDGTQSLFDYFGPVLQPEFTLRDAIQQGALVHYLYYPILVELTESESHTYIKLTKSIGRALLYRQREGQADRISDEENQDLKPLLMQRARLIGAAANKLKALRDLMFTRLDSSHTLFYCGDGSVESTHQLKAVTKILGTELGYRVNTYTAKTSLDEREDLRRQFETGELQGLVAIRCLDEGVDIPAIKTAVILASSGNPRQFIQRRGRILRPHPGKERATLFDAIVLPPELDRETLEVERNLLRKELRRLVEFADLADNAGEARMKLLSLQKRYGLLDI, from the coding sequence ATACCGCCGTCGCTACAGTTGCGGGTATATCAGCAACAAGCGATCGCAAGTTGGTTTGCCAATAAGGGAAGAGGTACGCTGAAAATGGCGACTGGTAGTGGTAAGACGATTACCGCATTGGCGATCGCAACTGAACTCTACAATAAAATTGGCTTGCAAGTCTTGCTGGTAGTTTGTCCCTACCGTCATTTAGTCACCCAGTGGGGGCGAGAATGCGAAAAATTTGGCATAGAGCCAATCTTAGCATTTGAGAAGCGGGACAGCTGGCAAACTCGACTTTCCACACAACTATATAATGTGCGTTCTGGCAACGATCCTTTTCTCGCCGTTATCACTACCAATTCCACTCTCATAAGTGAAGGTTTGCAGTCGCAGCTAAAGTATTTCCCCGAAAAAACTCTAATTATAGGAGACGAAGCCCATAATTTGGGCGCACCTCGCTTGGAAGAAAGTTTGCCTCGCAATGTGGGGTTGCGATTGGCTTTATCTGCAACGCCAGAAAGGTATTTTGATGAAGATGGCACCCAATCGTTATTTGATTATTTTGGCCCGGTTTTGCAACCGGAATTCACTCTCAGAGATGCGATTCAACAGGGTGCGTTGGTGCATTATCTGTACTATCCAATTTTGGTGGAACTGACGGAATCGGAAAGCCACACCTATATTAAATTAACGAAAAGTATTGGGAGAGCGCTACTATATCGCCAACGAGAAGGACAAGCAGATAGAATATCCGATGAAGAGAATCAAGATTTAAAGCCATTGTTGATGCAAAGAGCGCGTTTAATTGGGGCTGCTGCTAATAAATTAAAGGCTTTGCGCGATTTAATGTTTACTCGCTTGGATAGTAGTCACACTTTATTTTATTGCGGTGATGGTTCGGTGGAAAGCACGCACCAACTCAAGGCGGTAACTAAGATTTTGGGAACTGAATTGGGTTATCGGGTAAACACTTACACCGCTAAGACTTCTTTGGATGAAAGAGAGGATTTGCGGCGTCAATTTGAGACGGGTGAATTGCAAGGTTTGGTGGCAATTCGCTGTTTGGATGAAGGGGTAGATATTCCGGCAATTAAAACAGCCGTAATTTTGGCGAGTAGCGGTAATCCCCGTCAGTTTATTCAGCGCCGGGGACGAATTTTGCGCCCTCATCCGGGTAAGGAACGGGCTACTTTATTTGATGCGATCGTACTCCCTCCAGAACTCGACAGAGAAACTTTGGAAGTCGAACGCAATCTGCTGCGAAAGGAGTTGCGGCGATTGGTGGAATTTGCCGATTTAGCAGACAATGCGGGGGAAGCGCGGATGAAGTTGTTGAGTCTACAAAAACGTTATGGTTTGTTGGATATTTAG
- a CDS encoding pentapeptide repeat-containing protein, producing the protein MPENPSEPRHYDVVLGGKTPPPLTGAVLGGLAGVKQRLRSTVAEHRIAALMEAPHYGEAGLDLIIQALDDKAEQVRDTACILLQGKLAKLTLLKKDVATWNKWRAHSIRLEEGINVDLSAVNLSGFNLSGFNFSSANLMGANLSGANLRGADLKGANLSEANLSGADLTQTNLTFAGFWNADLRQANLTEANLTQADLRRANLGGAIMADGTVHDE; encoded by the coding sequence ATGCCAGAGAATCCTTCTGAGCCCAGACACTACGATGTTGTGCTTGGTGGTAAAACTCCACCTCCCTTGACTGGTGCGGTTTTGGGAGGGTTAGCAGGAGTCAAGCAGCGACTGCGGAGTACAGTAGCAGAACATCGAATTGCAGCGCTAATGGAAGCACCCCATTATGGGGAAGCAGGTTTGGATTTGATAATTCAGGCATTGGATGATAAAGCAGAGCAAGTGCGGGATACTGCTTGCATACTATTGCAGGGAAAATTAGCAAAACTCACCCTACTTAAAAAGGATGTTGCTACTTGGAATAAGTGGAGGGCGCATTCTATCCGCTTGGAGGAGGGTATTAATGTAGACCTTAGCGCAGTGAACCTGAGCGGGTTTAACCTGAGCGGGTTTAACTTCAGCAGTGCTAATCTGATGGGAGCAAACCTCAGCGGTGCTAACCTGAGAGGGGCCGATCTCAAGGGTGCTAACCTGAGCGAGGCTAACCTCAGTGGGGCCGATCTCACGCAGACTAACCTGACTTTCGCTGGCTTCTGGAACGCTGACCTCAGACAGGCTAACCTCACAGAAGCTAACCTCACACAGGCGGATCTCCGGCGGGCTAACCTGGGCGGTGCAATTATGGCTGATGGCACAGTACATGATGAATAG
- a CDS encoding pentapeptide repeat-containing protein, whose product MPENPEGPKEYDAVLGGKIPSLLSGAVLGGLAGVKHRLKSKVAEHRIGALKEASNYGNAGLELIIQMLDDKAREVRDAACFLLRKSEQLILLTYDVAIWNKWRVRSIHLEGYDVDLKEVNLSKADLSGVDFSGVNLCGANLCGANLCGANLCGANLCDANLCQTDLRGANLRKANLKGVNFKGADFSKANFQEADLSGADLRGFNLSYLNFRWGKLNRANLCGADLHWANFFQASCKGINLSEANLYTANFREANLSEANLSEANLRIANLEKTYLSDANFSGANVSGANFREANVSGANFMGADLNNTDLSDAFLYRANFKGVDLSDAFLYRTNLEEADFQGAIMPNCRIQE is encoded by the coding sequence ATGCCAGAAAATCCCGAAGGGCCCAAAGAATACGATGCCGTTCTTGGCGGAAAAATCCCATCCTTATTGAGTGGCGCGGTTTTGGGAGGACTAGCAGGAGTCAAGCATCGACTGAAAAGCAAAGTAGCAGAACATCGCATTGGGGCGCTAAAGGAGGCGTCCAACTATGGAAATGCAGGCTTAGAATTGATAATTCAGATGCTAGACGACAAAGCACGGGAAGTGCGGGATGCTGCTTGTTTCCTGTTGAGAAAGTCGGAACAACTGATCCTACTTACTTATGATGTAGCTATTTGGAATAAGTGGAGGGTGCGTTCCATACATCTAGAGGGTTACGATGTAGACCTGAAGGAAGTCAACCTCAGCAAAGCTGACCTCAGCGGAGTTGACTTCAGCGGAGTTAACCTCTGCGGTGCGAACCTCTGCGGCGCGAACCTCTGCGGTGCGAACCTCTGCGGTGCGAACCTTTGCGATGCGAATCTTTGCCAGACCGATCTCAGGGGCGCTAATCTCAGGAAAGCTAACCTCAAGGGGGTTAACTTCAAAGGGGCTGACTTCAGCAAAGCTAATTTCCAAGAAGCTGACCTCAGTGGGGCTGACCTGAGAGGGTTTAACCTTAGTTACCTTAATTTCAGATGGGGGAAACTCAACCGGGCGAACCTCTGCGGTGCTGACTTACACTGGGCGAACTTCTTTCAAGCAAGCTGCAAGGGGATTAATCTCAGCGAGGCTAATCTCTACACGGCTAATTTCAGGGAGGCGAACCTGAGCGAGGCGAACTTGAGTGAGGCGAACTTAAGGATAGCTAATCTGGAAAAGACGTACCTGAGCGATGCTAACTTCAGTGGGGCTAACGTCAGCGGGGCTAATTTCAGAGAAGCAAATGTCAGTGGGGCTAACTTTATGGGGGCTGACCTGAATAACACGGATCTCAGTGACGCTTTCCTATACAGGGCTAACTTCAAAGGGGTTGACCTCAGCGACGCTTTTCTATATAGGACTAACCTGGAAGAGGCTGACTTCCAAGGTGCAATTATGCCTAATTGCAGAATACAGGAATAG
- a CDS encoding pentapeptide repeat-containing protein: MQEDFDRPEKYDVVLGGQTPPPPGSAVLGGLDGVKQRLTSEEIEYRIEALKEALQYGDAGLDLFLEVLENETEQVRNAACLLFGKSEQLSLLKESVTLWNKWRERSMPLNLFDIDLRGVDLSEANLSGADLRKAKLGKANLQGADLTLANLQGADLTLANLRGADLRRAKLSKATFWDADLSLAKLSEATLWAADLRRAKLIEADLTLADLSEAKLSEANFTFANLTEAVLWRANLSRTCFWKATLWKTKLSGATFQETTMPDGKILD; the protein is encoded by the coding sequence ATGCAGGAAGATTTCGATCGGCCCGAAAAATACGATGTTGTGCTTGGCGGTCAAACGCCACCTCCACCGGGTAGCGCTGTTTTAGGAGGATTAGATGGAGTCAAACAGCGACTGACAAGTGAGGAGATAGAATATCGTATTGAGGCGTTAAAAGAGGCTCTCCAGTATGGGGATGCTGGTTTGGATTTGTTCCTTGAGGTACTGGAAAATGAAACAGAGCAAGTGCGAAATGCAGCCTGTTTATTGTTTGGAAAATCAGAACAACTTTCTTTACTTAAGGAAAGCGTAACTCTTTGGAATAAGTGGAGAGAGCGCTCTATGCCCCTGAACCTTTTTGATATAGACCTGCGCGGGGTTGACCTCAGCGAAGCTAACCTCAGCGGGGCCGATCTTAGGAAGGCTAAGCTCGGTAAAGCTAACCTTCAGGGGGCTGACCTCACTCTGGCTAACCTCCAGGGGGCTGACCTCACTCTGGCTAACCTCCGGGGTGCTGATTTGAGGAGGGCTAAGCTGAGCAAAGCTACCTTTTGGGACGCTGACCTCTCCCTAGCTAAGCTTAGCGAAGCGACGCTATGGGCGGCTGACCTTAGAAGGGCGAAGCTGATCGAAGCTGACCTCACTCTGGCGGATCTCAGCGAAGCTAAGCTTAGCGAAGCTAACTTCACGTTCGCCAACCTTACCGAAGCTGTCCTCTGGAGGGCTAATTTGAGCAGGACTTGCTTCTGGAAGGCAACCCTTTGGAAGACTAAACTTAGCGGGGCTACGTTCCAGGAAACAACTATGCCTGATGGCAAAATACTTGATTAG
- a CDS encoding WD40 repeat domain-containing protein → MKPHKVNSKKQKWNNPILLNISFAFCFLTFNFLSQGQSNTTAQYKPLPVPVLPPVGVPVPPAPVVVPVPPFLNTGGWQNVKLLHVLKAHWGPVYALTFSPDGKFMASGGTDIDTKIRLWNPIKGKNIRTIKAHSNRVLSLAITPDNLTIASGSEDTTLNLWSLKTGRLSRSLTQDFSNILSLAITPDGQTLVSGGLDGIKLIDLRTERLLYTRVPLSQPLVYTLAISPDGQLLATGGRDKVVQLWNLETSQFLGAISGHQGAITSVAFTPDGENLISSSYDHTIKVWNLRKKRSYTLLGHQDIVNSIAVNPDGRTLASAGRDGLKLWDLQTGQLIGSVSLDTDWVQTVAFSPDGQLLASGAYDGTIKIWQGNSFVPPNFR, encoded by the coding sequence ATGAAACCTCATAAAGTTAACTCCAAAAAACAAAAATGGAACAACCCGATCCTCTTAAATATTTCTTTTGCCTTTTGCTTTTTGACTTTTAACTTTCTCAGTCAAGGGCAGTCGAATACTACTGCCCAGTATAAACCATTGCCAGTTCCAGTTCTGCCGCCAGTCGGCGTTCCAGTTCCACCTGCGCCAGTCGTCGTTCCAGTTCCACCTTTTCTCAATACTGGAGGATGGCAAAACGTTAAATTGCTCCACGTTCTTAAAGCTCATTGGGGTCCTGTTTATGCCCTTACTTTTAGCCCCGATGGCAAATTTATGGCTAGCGGCGGAACTGATATTGACACCAAAATTAGGTTGTGGAATCCCATCAAGGGCAAAAATATTCGCACAATTAAAGCTCATAGCAACAGAGTACTTAGTCTTGCCATTACACCTGATAATCTAACTATTGCCAGCGGTAGCGAGGACACCACGCTCAATCTTTGGAGTCTCAAAACCGGGCGATTAAGCCGTAGTTTGACACAGGATTTTAGTAATATTTTGTCCCTTGCTATTACGCCAGATGGTCAAACATTAGTCAGCGGCGGTTTGGATGGAATAAAATTAATAGATTTGCGGACGGAACGACTGCTTTACACTCGCGTGCCTTTGTCTCAACCACTTGTTTATACACTGGCGATTAGTCCCGACGGTCAGCTTTTGGCGACTGGCGGTAGGGATAAAGTAGTTCAATTGTGGAACTTAGAGACTAGCCAATTTCTCGGTGCTATATCGGGACATCAGGGTGCTATTACTTCTGTGGCATTTACTCCTGATGGTGAAAACTTAATAAGTAGCAGTTACGATCATACGATTAAAGTATGGAATCTCAGAAAAAAGAGATCTTATACACTTTTAGGACATCAAGATATCGTTAATTCTATAGCTGTTAATCCAGATGGACGCACTTTAGCTAGTGCCGGTAGAGATGGTTTAAAACTTTGGGATTTGCAAACGGGGCAGCTAATCGGCTCAGTTTCCTTAGATACAGATTGGGTGCAAACGGTTGCTTTTAGCCCGGATGGGCAATTGCTGGCGAGTGGCGCGTATGATGGAACTATTAAGATTTGGCAAGGAAATTCTTTTGTCCCTCCCAACTTTAGATAA
- a CDS encoding heavy metal-responsive transcriptional regulator, which translates to MNTAVAGKLLKIGEVAGSTGLPVKTIRYYDDLGLLSTVAIRSDSGYRLFNLQVLKRLDFIKRSQSLGMSLKEIQLFLEIHDRGKLPCSEVKQHLEAKIEAIANQIQSLETLRSELQELLSSWQEQPSADCLDEIICPNIQSELDETS; encoded by the coding sequence ATGAATACAGCTGTTGCAGGCAAACTGCTTAAGATCGGCGAAGTTGCCGGGTCTACCGGGTTGCCGGTTAAAACTATTCGATATTATGACGATCTCGGCTTACTATCCACAGTTGCGATCCGATCTGACTCAGGCTATCGTTTGTTTAATCTTCAGGTACTCAAAAGACTCGATTTCATCAAACGATCGCAGTCTCTAGGGATGAGTCTAAAAGAGATTCAACTATTTCTAGAAATTCACGATCGGGGTAAATTACCTTGTAGCGAAGTAAAGCAACATTTAGAGGCTAAGATAGAAGCGATCGCCAACCAAATCCAATCTCTAGAAACTCTACGTTCTGAATTGCAAGAATTATTATCTAGTTGGCAAGAACAACCATCAGCCGACTGCCTAGACGAAATCATCTGTCCCAACATTCAATCCGAACTGGATGAAACCTCATAA
- the ald gene encoding alanine dehydrogenase, which yields MEIGVPKETKDLEFRVGLSPSSVRVLHEAGHAVFVETAAGAGAGFADEDYIQVGAKIVPSSEEAWNRELVVKVKEPLKPEYQFLQKEQLLFTYLHLAADRTLTEHLIDSGVSAIAYETVELPDGKLPLLTPMSIIAGRLAVQFGARFLERQQGGRGVLLGGVPGVRPGKVMILGGGVVGTEAARIAIGMGARVQILDVNVDRLAYLETLFGSRVELLYSNPSAIEANVPDADLLIGAVLVLAKKAPILVSRDFVKKMYPGSVIVDVAVDQGGCIETLHPTSHTNPVYIDEGVVHYGVPNMPGAVPWTATQALNNSTLPYVLKLAHRGMKALELDPSLGKGLNVQKHKLVHPAVREVFPDLAEPSDKKGSSGSGKKKR from the coding sequence ATGGAAATTGGCGTTCCCAAAGAAACGAAGGATCTGGAATTTCGGGTAGGGTTGAGTCCGAGTAGCGTGCGGGTGTTGCACGAAGCGGGTCATGCTGTGTTTGTAGAAACAGCAGCCGGTGCTGGTGCGGGTTTTGCGGATGAAGATTATATCCAGGTAGGGGCTAAGATTGTGCCTTCTTCAGAAGAAGCCTGGAATAGGGAACTGGTGGTTAAGGTGAAAGAACCGCTAAAACCAGAGTACCAGTTTCTCCAGAAAGAGCAGTTACTGTTTACTTATCTGCATTTGGCAGCCGATCGCACATTGACGGAGCATCTGATTGATTCTGGAGTCAGTGCTATAGCCTACGAAACTGTAGAATTGCCAGACGGTAAACTCCCCCTCCTCACCCCAATGAGCATCATCGCCGGACGCCTAGCCGTGCAATTCGGAGCGAGGTTTCTGGAGAGACAGCAAGGAGGTCGAGGCGTCCTCCTGGGGGGGGTTCCTGGAGTCAGACCGGGTAAAGTAATGATTTTAGGCGGTGGCGTCGTGGGTACGGAAGCCGCTAGGATTGCTATAGGTATGGGTGCTAGAGTCCAAATTTTAGATGTGAATGTAGACCGTTTAGCTTATCTGGAAACACTTTTTGGCTCCAGAGTTGAACTGCTATACAGTAATCCATCTGCGATCGAAGCCAATGTTCCAGACGCGGATTTATTAATCGGTGCGGTTTTGGTACTCGCAAAGAAAGCCCCTATCCTCGTATCGCGAGATTTTGTCAAAAAAATGTATCCCGGTTCTGTAATTGTGGATGTAGCGGTAGACCAAGGTGGTTGTATAGAAACATTGCATCCCACCTCTCACACCAATCCAGTTTACATCGACGAAGGAGTCGTCCATTACGGTGTCCCAAATATGCCCGGAGCCGTGCCTTGGACTGCCACTCAGGCTCTTAATAATAGTACCTTGCCCTATGTTCTGAAACTAGCTCATCGTGGCATGAAAGCACTGGAATTAGACCCATCGTTAGGTAAGGGTTTGAATGTTCAGAAGCACAAGTTGGTGCATCCGGCGGTGCGGGAGGTGTTTCCAGATTTAGCTGAGCCATCTGACAAAAAAGGTAGTTCTGGTAGCGGTAAGAAAAAGCGTTGA
- a CDS encoding type II toxin-antitoxin system PemK/MazF family toxin — MSIKRSEIYFVNLNPVEGREQAGKRPVLVLSIDTINQSPLVVTVVVGTKGENIPLDFPTNVRVSPDESGLPLETIFLCFQIRSLDKGRFPDAPAGQISDTKMLEVEAAVRYCLGL; from the coding sequence ATGAGCATTAAGCGCTCGGAAATCTATTTTGTCAATCTCAACCCAGTGGAAGGAAGGGAACAGGCGGGAAAACGACCCGTTTTAGTTCTATCGATTGATACTATTAACCAATCGCCTCTAGTTGTAACTGTGGTTGTTGGTACTAAAGGTGAGAATATCCCACTGGATTTCCCAACCAATGTGCGTGTCTCTCCAGATGAGAGCGGATTGCCTTTGGAAACGATTTTTCTGTGTTTTCAGATCCGCTCTTTGGATAAAGGGCGGTTTCCCGACGCACCTGCTGGGCAAATATCGGACACAAAAATGCTCGAAGTTGAAGCGGCGGTTCGTTACTGTTTGGGTTTATGA